From Pedobacter africanus, the proteins below share one genomic window:
- a CDS encoding SusC/RagA family TonB-linked outer membrane protein — MKKLFILLMFSIIFLDAMAQQLSVKGKVTDSQGAGLPGINVTVEGTRLGTTSDGSGQYTINVPNANAVLVFSSVGYTPKKVQLNGRSVINVSLADDAKSMDEVVVVGYGTQKKASVVGAISNVNVKELRRAAPSNLSNALGGSVPGLITRMGDGAVGGVQNRYSNGGIDDAQIFIRGKSTLNAQGALVLIDGVEGSLSRINPEDIEQFTILKDASATAIYGVRGANGVILITTRKGEAGKPRVSVTSQFRRMQPMDFPKFLGSYDYATLYNEALKNANLATLYTAEDLELYRNGKDPIGHSDVNWADVLKNDHFMEQQHVANISGGTERIRYYVGGEYNQSGGIFVGRKENNTDYNYRRYNLRSNLDFSITKSTELSVKLNGRLNDLNTPIKAESSGQRVNGVAWYDIVTRRPNEGQLYNPDGSYAAGAGAISGWNALSDLYDGGFIRRLSNTIESNFTLNQKLDFITPGLWFRALYGMTFGNGSTRQLNRNPAIFSYAPSTGIYTLERAEVLPWYSAVGGQFQDFGRTQQVEAALNYDKTIADAHHLTAMAVLTQSTNEAQAALPRYFQGVAGRMTYAYKDKYLAEANLGYNGSDAFKKGRRYAFFPAGALGWVLSEESFMKKNLKFINFMKLRASYGEVGNDRLSGGLLYFYQYNFAAPSAPATDNTLNGYYNLGTGAGTPQIGLVEGTLGNDLVTWETARKLDFGLEIKLFNNRLSFTGDVFYEKRNDILAQRADFPIYTGLTTAKLPALNIGKVDNKGLELSLNYADRIGGLGYNIGGNYTFVRNKVIFKGEAKQKYDWQYATGHPIGTESLYTWTGKFYTEEDLLNPEVAKPSGVRAGELMFADLNGDKVINSDDMAYQGFTETPEITFGFTLGADYKGFYLSTNWYGASNVAYRPSGAIRYEFANNVQPFQMEDRWVYDPERGLDTRATAKYPVLMIGGAPQTRLASTFHKLNAAYLRLRAVELGYDFPKTIIQKLRVSALRLFVSGSNLLTFSGMKKYHIDPEYIGSSNPDAPGTNGASTGVYSPQNKFYAFGLNITF, encoded by the coding sequence ATGAAGAAATTATTTATATTATTGATGTTCAGCATCATTTTTTTGGATGCCATGGCGCAGCAGCTGAGCGTTAAGGGTAAGGTTACGGATAGCCAGGGGGCCGGACTACCCGGAATAAATGTTACCGTTGAAGGAACCAGGCTGGGAACAACATCAGATGGTTCAGGGCAGTATACCATTAACGTGCCCAATGCCAATGCGGTGCTGGTCTTTTCTTCGGTGGGCTACACGCCCAAAAAAGTACAACTTAACGGCCGCTCTGTAATCAATGTAAGTCTTGCCGATGATGCAAAGTCGATGGATGAGGTGGTGGTTGTAGGCTATGGTACGCAAAAGAAAGCGAGTGTGGTTGGGGCAATTTCCAATGTCAATGTAAAGGAACTGCGTAGGGCCGCGCCTTCCAACCTGAGCAATGCTTTAGGAGGGAGTGTACCCGGACTGATCACCCGGATGGGGGATGGTGCCGTAGGTGGGGTACAAAACAGGTACTCCAACGGCGGCATTGATGACGCACAGATCTTTATCCGTGGAAAGTCTACGCTGAATGCCCAGGGCGCTTTGGTATTGATTGATGGGGTGGAAGGTTCCCTTTCGAGGATCAATCCGGAGGATATTGAACAGTTTACCATTTTAAAAGACGCTTCTGCTACAGCAATATATGGGGTAAGGGGGGCCAATGGGGTTATCCTGATCACGACCAGAAAAGGAGAGGCCGGTAAGCCAAGAGTAAGCGTAACCAGCCAGTTCAGGAGAATGCAGCCAATGGACTTTCCGAAGTTTCTGGGTTCTTACGATTATGCTACGCTTTACAATGAAGCACTGAAAAATGCAAATCTTGCTACCTTATATACGGCTGAAGACCTGGAGCTTTACCGTAACGGAAAGGACCCTATCGGGCATTCGGATGTAAACTGGGCCGATGTGTTAAAGAACGATCATTTTATGGAGCAGCAGCATGTGGCCAATATTTCTGGTGGAACGGAACGGATAAGGTATTATGTTGGCGGGGAATATAACCAGTCGGGCGGCATTTTTGTAGGCCGTAAGGAAAACAATACCGACTATAACTACCGACGCTATAACCTCCGGTCGAATCTGGATTTTTCCATTACCAAGAGTACGGAACTTAGCGTGAAGCTGAACGGAAGGCTGAATGACCTGAACACACCTATTAAAGCTGAGAGCAGCGGGCAACGGGTGAACGGTGTGGCCTGGTACGACATCGTAACAAGAAGGCCCAATGAGGGGCAGCTGTATAACCCGGATGGTTCTTATGCTGCAGGTGCGGGTGCAATTTCTGGCTGGAATGCGCTGTCTGATCTGTATGACGGTGGCTTTATCAGGCGCTTATCCAATACCATAGAGTCGAATTTTACTTTAAACCAGAAACTGGATTTCATTACCCCAGGTCTATGGTTTCGTGCTTTATATGGGATGACTTTTGGCAATGGGTCAACCAGGCAGCTGAACCGAAACCCCGCTATATTTAGTTATGCGCCTTCAACGGGCATTTATACACTTGAAAGGGCAGAAGTATTGCCCTGGTATAGTGCGGTAGGCGGGCAATTTCAGGATTTTGGACGGACGCAGCAGGTAGAGGCAGCACTGAATTATGATAAAACGATTGCCGATGCCCACCACCTGACCGCGATGGCAGTTTTGACACAGTCGACAAACGAGGCGCAGGCCGCCCTGCCCCGTTATTTTCAGGGCGTGGCAGGCCGTATGACTTATGCCTATAAAGATAAATACCTTGCCGAGGCCAATCTTGGCTACAATGGATCTGATGCTTTTAAGAAAGGCCGCCGCTATGCTTTTTTTCCGGCAGGTGCACTGGGCTGGGTACTTTCGGAAGAAAGCTTTATGAAAAAGAACCTGAAGTTTATTAATTTCATGAAATTGAGGGCTTCCTATGGTGAAGTAGGGAACGACAGGCTGAGCGGCGGTTTGCTCTACTTTTACCAGTACAATTTTGCAGCCCCATCAGCCCCTGCAACAGACAATACGCTCAATGGTTATTACAACCTGGGAACGGGTGCAGGTACCCCGCAAATTGGTTTGGTAGAAGGGACGCTGGGGAACGATCTGGTAACCTGGGAAACGGCACGAAAACTTGATTTTGGCCTGGAAATAAAGCTGTTTAACAACCGCCTGAGTTTTACTGGGGATGTGTTTTATGAGAAAAGGAACGACATCCTTGCCCAGCGGGCCGACTTTCCAATCTATACAGGGTTAACTACGGCCAAACTTCCGGCGCTGAATATTGGTAAGGTAGACAATAAAGGCCTGGAATTATCACTAAATTACGCCGACCGGATAGGAGGTTTGGGCTATAACATTGGGGGCAATTATACCTTTGTGAGGAACAAAGTGATTTTCAAAGGTGAAGCCAAGCAGAAATACGACTGGCAATATGCGACGGGACATCCCATTGGAACGGAAAGTCTGTATACCTGGACAGGTAAATTTTACACTGAGGAGGACCTGCTGAACCCTGAGGTGGCCAAACCTTCGGGTGTGCGTGCGGGGGAACTCATGTTTGCCGATCTGAACGGCGATAAGGTAATCAACAGTGACGATATGGCTTACCAGGGTTTTACAGAAACGCCTGAAATAACCTTTGGCTTTACACTGGGTGCAGATTATAAGGGCTTTTACCTTTCAACCAACTGGTATGGGGCCTCAAATGTTGCTTATCGGCCATCAGGCGCCATCCGGTATGAATTTGCAAATAATGTTCAGCCTTTTCAGATGGAGGACCGCTGGGTATATGATCCGGAACGTGGGCTGGATACCCGTGCAACGGCCAAGTATCCGGTGCTGATGATTGGGGGGGCTCCGCAGACCAGGCTGGCTTCTACCTTTCATAAACTGAATGCAGCATATCTGAGGCTGAGGGCCGTTGAGCTGGGCTATGATTTCCCTAAAACCATTATCCAAAAACTCCGGGTATCGGCGCTGAGGCTTTTTGTAAGCGGTTCTAATTTGCTTACCTTCTCGGGAATGAAAAAGTATCATATTGATCCGGAATACATTGGTTCGAGCAATCCGGATGCCCCAGGGACAAACGGCGCATCAACAGGAGTGTACTCCCCACAAAATAAATTCTATGCTTTCGGGCTTAACATTACTTTTTAG
- a CDS encoding RagB/SusD family nutrient uptake outer membrane protein, with translation MRKIFLVVTLVMTACLSCTKDGADLLDPTASRGISDVFGNATNSDKFLMDIYRQILPVLPRTDFAGSRWRHNYLLDVGTENGSSNIQGNLPVRDYNAGSLTPSSTGLFSYSDWRDGYVAIRACYLFLAHIDEVPLDPQFNYDETTRKIRKAEAKWLLAFNYAELAKEFGGLPLVKKVVDPLDDVAVARSSFDETISYVVQLCDEAAVDLPPVYTDNELGRATRGAALALKARMLLYAASPLWNDSSSPADSPFGGKYDAGKWLKAAQAAQAVMNLNAYQLHQDIATLFNTRTNSEIIYARMQEPMAYFSATNVPYRLYNGTGAYALGGANQVTYNMVKEYEVLKNGVAYSVDDPASGHNLQDPYKNRDPRFYRDCIYNGAQILGKAAEFGDVAAGVAKTPAHNMLPSIYNTYVFNVKFCDLTLNVTWNARSPSAGTRTNQNYPYLRYAEVLLNYAEAMNEVYGPEGTGPGLTRTALDALNEVRTRAKYPAGKPEYMGLSGGMPPVASGLGKDEFRRKLRHERRVEFCFEEHWFWDLRRWKLTPDLDIKAQIPVWVSPTTVQYQIKTIDNRYFDPKMYRMPIPQVEIQANPKLVQNPDW, from the coding sequence ATGAGAAAGATATTTTTAGTTGTGACTTTGGTAATGACCGCATGTTTATCCTGCACTAAAGACGGGGCCGACTTGCTGGACCCAACTGCCAGCAGAGGAATAAGTGATGTGTTTGGCAATGCCACCAACAGCGATAAGTTTTTAATGGACATTTACAGGCAGATACTCCCTGTGCTGCCAAGAACAGATTTTGCCGGCTCGCGCTGGAGGCACAATTACCTGCTCGATGTGGGGACGGAAAATGGTTCCAGTAATATTCAGGGAAACCTGCCCGTACGTGATTACAATGCAGGTTCGCTGACGCCAAGTAGTACCGGGCTGTTTTCTTACAGTGATTGGAGGGACGGTTATGTGGCCATCCGTGCCTGTTACCTTTTTCTGGCGCATATTGACGAGGTGCCGCTAGACCCTCAGTTTAACTATGATGAGACCACCCGAAAAATCCGTAAGGCGGAAGCAAAATGGCTTCTGGCATTTAACTATGCCGAACTGGCCAAAGAATTTGGAGGATTGCCATTGGTGAAAAAGGTAGTAGACCCCCTGGATGATGTTGCTGTGGCGCGAAGCTCTTTTGACGAAACGATAAGCTATGTTGTACAGTTATGTGATGAGGCCGCGGTGGATCTGCCACCTGTTTATACCGACAATGAATTGGGAAGGGCTACCAGGGGCGCAGCCCTGGCATTGAAGGCAAGAATGCTGCTGTATGCAGCAAGTCCACTTTGGAATGACAGCAGCAGTCCGGCCGATTCTCCTTTTGGTGGAAAGTATGATGCCGGAAAATGGCTTAAAGCTGCCCAGGCTGCCCAGGCCGTAATGAATTTAAATGCTTATCAGTTGCACCAGGATATTGCCACATTGTTTAATACACGCACCAATTCTGAAATCATATATGCCCGTATGCAGGAGCCGATGGCTTATTTCAGTGCTACCAATGTGCCTTACCGTTTGTATAATGGTACCGGGGCCTATGCATTAGGTGGCGCTAACCAGGTAACCTATAACATGGTCAAGGAATATGAGGTGCTGAAAAATGGCGTGGCTTATTCTGTTGATGATCCGGCTTCGGGGCATAATTTACAGGATCCCTATAAAAACAGGGACCCGCGGTTTTACCGTGATTGTATTTACAACGGCGCACAGATACTGGGCAAAGCGGCTGAATTTGGTGATGTAGCCGCCGGAGTGGCAAAAACGCCCGCCCATAATATGCTGCCCAGCATCTACAATACCTATGTATTTAACGTGAAGTTTTGCGATCTTACCCTGAACGTAACCTGGAACGCGCGCAGCCCTTCGGCCGGTACCCGTACCAATCAGAATTATCCTTACCTGCGGTATGCGGAGGTATTGCTGAATTACGCTGAGGCCATGAATGAAGTTTACGGACCTGAAGGGACCGGGCCGGGTTTAACGCGGACTGCACTGGATGCGCTGAACGAAGTACGCACCAGGGCAAAATACCCTGCTGGTAAGCCCGAGTATATGGGACTGAGTGGCGGAATGCCCCCCGTTGCTTCGGGGCTTGGCAAAGATGAGTTCCGCCGGAAACTAAGGCACGAACGCAGGGTGGAGTTCTGTTTTGAGGAACACTGGTTCTGGGACTTGCGCCGCTGGAAGCTGACACCCGATCTTGACATCAAGGCACAGATTCCTGTATGGGTTTCACCAACCACGGTACAGTACCAGATCAAGACGATAGACAACAGGTACTTCGATCCTAAGATGTACCGGATGCCAATACCACAGGTAGAGATACAGGCAAATCCCAAATTGGTTCAAAATCCAGATTGGTAA
- a CDS encoding MGH1-like glycoside hydrolase domain-containing protein, whose translation MKVLFKIIVLCLPGLLFAQQKKTADFAALNNTHDMLLSAWGPYSKRYAGISHIPEFKSGIRFDFSVFPGLYRYKPSVPHVLLQSDYFPWKSNDDLTKYTFRHELLWKDEAYADVTYEVVDSSSVLVAVRCVNNTALPQNMDVNLMAYLDYPENYPLYGLHLGKGSFWINALEYQSLKFAKPGPRDNLVYDGWLAAEVRNEAFIDGRGMGAAFSSTNGNRVNYQIPLTDRQLEGKLILFYRMKKGTSQVFRTGGLAEESIRLKGTGNLEQVSIAYRADKAGLQAFWITSEAGDVVEFNGFALVPSAEPLPEIVALEKQFTPEVKEDMDSKTLVLKYKEIANYYGIAWDDNNARIREFKNDELDYFFRRHVNNQTHQTFVGNNKGNFANVYIRPVELDAHEEKTIYALLCKGDYEQVKKGLGRLHELKQKTIAAKAGPLSPELLPGGEKYAFSQQILKATLMTNIMYPVYTQNSYIRHFTPGKWYNSLYTWDSGFIAVGLNEISAKLAAECINVYTTGEDNQNAFIQHGTPYPVQIYAFFDLWNKTQSREALAYFYPRLKRYYEFMAGRYGSSTTRALKSNMLTSWDYFYNSGGWDDYPAQVTVHEQKGTKKVAAAVNNAYSIRIAKMLRMAAIALKKDKDLAAYDADIKQFAVALQQHSWNENSGYFSYVLHDEQGNPTGHFKDPLSGEDHNMGLDGAYPLFAGICTPAQEARLLEKIFSEKHMWTPSGICVVDQSAPYFKPVGYWNGSVWMPHQWFTWKAMLDLGRFDLAQKIAFKGLDVFKKEVDNSYATFEYFSAKTGRGAGWHQFGGLSAPVLSWFSAYFKPGTVTTGFEIWIKDQEFNVRHSAYKANLSFDQATVAHARSLMVCMNPAFDYEVLVNGKAVQANVPYAGLLQISLPASNKDVSLIIQPMRR comes from the coding sequence ATGAAAGTACTATTTAAGATTATTGTCCTATGCCTGCCGGGATTACTTTTTGCGCAGCAAAAGAAGACAGCCGATTTCGCAGCCCTGAACAACACACATGACATGTTGCTGTCGGCATGGGGTCCTTACTCCAAGCGCTATGCCGGAATTTCACATATTCCGGAATTTAAGTCGGGGATCCGGTTTGATTTTTCGGTTTTTCCGGGTTTGTACCGCTATAAGCCCTCTGTTCCGCATGTTTTGCTGCAGTCGGATTATTTCCCCTGGAAATCGAATGACGACCTTACAAAATATACCTTCAGGCATGAACTGCTTTGGAAAGATGAGGCTTATGCCGATGTAACTTACGAAGTAGTTGATTCTTCATCTGTACTGGTGGCTGTGCGATGCGTGAACAATACGGCCTTGCCGCAGAATATGGATGTTAACCTGATGGCTTACCTGGACTATCCGGAAAACTATCCGCTGTATGGCCTTCATTTGGGAAAGGGTTCATTCTGGATAAATGCCCTGGAATACCAATCGCTTAAGTTTGCCAAACCGGGCCCGCGCGACAACCTGGTTTATGATGGATGGCTGGCCGCTGAAGTGAGAAATGAAGCATTTATAGATGGGCGGGGCATGGGTGCTGCATTTAGCAGTACCAATGGGAACAGGGTAAATTATCAGATCCCATTAACTGACAGGCAGCTGGAAGGTAAACTGATCCTTTTTTACCGTATGAAAAAAGGTACAAGCCAGGTTTTTCGTACAGGTGGCTTGGCAGAGGAAAGCATCAGGTTAAAGGGTACAGGTAACCTGGAACAGGTAAGCATTGCTTATCGTGCTGATAAAGCAGGTTTACAGGCGTTTTGGATAACATCTGAGGCTGGGGATGTGGTTGAGTTTAACGGCTTTGCCCTGGTGCCTTCAGCGGAACCGCTACCCGAAATAGTGGCATTGGAGAAGCAGTTTACTCCGGAGGTAAAGGAAGATATGGACTCGAAAACCCTGGTGCTGAAATATAAGGAGATCGCCAATTACTATGGAATAGCCTGGGACGACAACAACGCCAGGATAAGGGAATTTAAAAACGATGAGCTGGATTACTTTTTCAGGCGCCATGTAAACAACCAGACGCATCAAACATTTGTGGGGAACAATAAGGGAAATTTCGCGAATGTTTACATCCGACCTGTGGAACTGGATGCCCATGAAGAGAAAACCATATACGCTTTATTGTGTAAAGGGGATTATGAACAGGTTAAAAAGGGGCTGGGCCGGTTACATGAACTGAAGCAAAAGACGATAGCGGCAAAAGCTGGACCGCTTAGTCCGGAATTGCTGCCCGGTGGGGAGAAATATGCCTTTAGTCAGCAGATACTCAAAGCAACCCTCATGACCAATATCATGTACCCGGTATACACCCAGAACAGTTACATCCGTCATTTTACCCCGGGAAAATGGTACAACTCCCTATATACCTGGGATTCTGGTTTTATTGCAGTGGGCCTAAATGAGATCAGTGCAAAACTGGCAGCTGAGTGTATCAATGTATATACCACCGGAGAAGATAACCAGAATGCATTCATCCAGCATGGTACGCCCTATCCGGTGCAGATCTATGCTTTTTTTGATCTTTGGAACAAAACACAATCGCGCGAGGCGCTTGCTTATTTCTACCCCCGCCTTAAGCGTTACTACGAATTTATGGCCGGGCGCTACGGCAGTTCGACCACTAGGGCATTGAAATCTAATATGCTGACATCCTGGGATTATTTTTACAATTCTGGCGGCTGGGACGACTACCCGGCACAGGTAACTGTTCACGAGCAAAAGGGCACTAAAAAAGTAGCTGCTGCGGTGAACAATGCTTACAGCATCCGGATTGCAAAAATGCTGAGAATGGCGGCCATTGCCTTAAAGAAAGACAAAGACCTGGCAGCTTACGATGCAGACATTAAACAGTTTGCAGTAGCTTTGCAGCAACATTCATGGAATGAAAACTCGGGGTATTTTAGTTATGTGCTGCATGATGAACAAGGAAATCCTACGGGACATTTTAAGGATCCGCTGAGCGGGGAAGATCATAATATGGGATTGGATGGTGCCTACCCGCTATTTGCCGGTATTTGCACACCTGCACAGGAAGCCAGGTTGCTTGAAAAGATCTTTTCAGAAAAACACATGTGGACGCCCTCTGGTATATGTGTGGTTGACCAGTCTGCCCCGTATTTTAAGCCGGTAGGTTATTGGAACGGCTCTGTCTGGATGCCGCACCAATGGTTTACGTGGAAGGCCATGCTTGACCTTGGCCGCTTTGACCTGGCGCAAAAGATTGCATTTAAAGGTTTGGATGTGTTTAAAAAAGAGGTCGATAATTCCTATGCGACATTTGAATATTTCTCTGCCAAAACAGGGCGGGGCGCGGGCTGGCACCAGTTTGGCGGGCTTTCAGCTCCTGTACTCTCGTGGTTTTCGGCTTACTTTAAGCCGGGTACTGTAACTACGGGCTTTGAAATCTGGATCAAGGACCAGGAATTCAATGTTAGGCATTCTGCCTACAAAGCGAACCTTTCTTTTGACCAGGCCACTGTTGCCCATGCCAGGAGCTTA